One part of the Girardinichthys multiradiatus isolate DD_20200921_A chromosome 10, DD_fGirMul_XY1, whole genome shotgun sequence genome encodes these proteins:
- the nrbf2b gene encoding nuclear receptor-binding factor 2b, translated as MTVPEDQKHNSCRVNRRRIETMEVVDSPLNLAHQQCRKAERLVAAGKYEEAISCHGKAADLLTEAMKSTECEQAHLSMELQRDSHVKQQRLIQERWKREIRREATKARPGLVPGQLTKTQSSAQPPVHGSARLSAEGVGEREYDTLLYQFQTRQTGACQPLTSPCPGSKTIKDDKTRLEEQQTTIEDLRRLVDHLMNENQRLSANNEQLRMENARLQSEASDFVERSELWVLPHAGGAMGTGNGQEGKNTGKNKEIAIPQLPPLEMPAQEDLCLDDLPPLELLDDIKNELQELLDMDKL; from the exons ATGACCGTCCCCGAAGACCAGAAGCACAATTCATGTAGAGTGAACCGTCGACGAATCGAAACCATGGAGGTCGTGGATAGCCCGCTGAACCTC GCCCATCAGCAGTGCAGAAAGGCAGAGCGTCTGGTGGCTGCTGGAAAGTATGAAGAGGCCATTTCCTGCCATGGAAAAGCAGCAG ATCTTCTCACAGAAGCAATGAAGTCAACAGAGTGTGAGCAG GCTCATCTGTCCATGGAACTTCAGCGAGACAGTCATGTCAAACAGCAGCGGCTAATCCAAGAGCGCTGGAAGAGAGAAATTCGGCGTGAGGCAACAAAGGCAAGACCCGGCCTTGTGCCAGGCCAATTAACCAAAACCCAGTCCTCAGCCCAGCCCCCAGTTCATGGATCTGCCAGACTCTCTGCTGAAGGAGTTGGAGAGCGAGAGTACGACACCTTACTTTACCAGTTTCAGACTCGGCAGACTGGAGCCTGCCAGCCTTTGACTTCACCATGCCCTGGGTCTAAAACCATAAAGGATGATAAAACACGCCTAGAAGAGCAGCAGACCACCATTGAGGACCTGCGGCGCCTGGTGGATCACCTGATGAATGAAAACCAGCGTCTCTCAGCCAACAATGAGCAGCTACGTATGGAGAATGCCCGGCTGCAATCTGAGGCTTCAGATTTTGTGGAGCGTTCAGAGCTCTGGGTGCTCCCACATGCAGGTGGTGCCATGGGAACGGGGAATGGGCAGGAAGGGAAGAACACTGGGAAAAACAAGGAAATCGCTATCCCTCAACTGCCACCATTGGAAATGCCAGCTCAGGAAGATCTGTGTCTGGATGACCTGCCGCCCCTGGAGCTGCTGGACGACATTAAAAATGAACTGCAGGAGTTGCTGGACATGGACAAACTGTGA